One part of the Musa acuminata AAA Group cultivar baxijiao chromosome BXJ1-5, Cavendish_Baxijiao_AAA, whole genome shotgun sequence genome encodes these proteins:
- the LOC135673018 gene encoding serine/threonine-protein kinase D6PK-like: MASRTILQTSPEHQPEAPGSRKIEPNVCKPSQSLKPSKSDSATAIKVVAVDQTESKCAVNDDKEDKKLTHHQKGSFDTSKNKVHTKAIISSETSDTLPSDSQKQPMQQGLSTEVNKTTVVVYVNGDQGKNSEQSGNDIIVSTKVSDGTSSLTADFVDSGKSSMCRPSTNSDISDESSCSSLSSSITKPHKTNDSRWEAIKMIRSRDGVLGLSHFRLLKKLGCGDIGSVYLSELSGTKSFFAMKLMDKGSLASRKKLLRAQTEREILQSLDHPFLPTLYTHFETDKFSCLVMEFCPGGDLHTLRQRQPGKHFSEQAVKFYVAEILLALEYLHMLGIIYRDLKPENVLVREDGHIMLSDFDLSLRCTVRPTLIKSSNPDSESFRRNNPTYCVQPACIEPSCIQPSCVAPTTCFGPRFFSISKDRKSKPEIGNQVRPLPELIAEPTDARSMSFVGTHEYLAPEIIKGEGHGSAVDWWTFGIFMYELLFGKTPFKGSGNRATLFNVVGQPLRFPESPTVSFAARELIRGLLVKEPQHRFAYKRGASEIKQHPFFEGVNWALIRCASPPEIPKSIDIERLSKPTVSTGEKVAATANQKCSDNYLEFDFF, from the exons ATGGCTTCGAGGACAATCTTGCAAACCAGCCCCGAGCACCAACCTGAAGCACCTGGAAGTCGTAAAATAGAACCAAATGTCTGTAAACCTTCACAAAGTTTGAAGCCGAGCAAATCAGATTCTGCTACAGCCATAAAAGTGGTAGCTGTGGATCAGACTGAGTCTAAGTGTGCTGTGAATGATgacaaagaagataaaaaattgaCACATCATCAGAAGGGATCTTTTGACACTTCGAAAAACAAAGTTCATACAAAGGCCATCATTTCTTCTGAAACTAGTGATACACTTCCCTCAGATAGTCAGAAACAACCAATGCAACAAGGACTCTCCACAGAAGTCAATAAGACTACGGTGGTTGTCTATGTTAATGGAGATCAAGGAAAGAACTCTGAACAGAGTGGAAATGATATTATTGTATCCACTAAAGTTAGTGACGGAACCAGCAGTCTGACAGCTGACTTTGTTGACAGCGGGAAAAGCAGCATGTGCAGACCTAGTACAAACAGCGACATCAGTGATGAGAGCTCATGTAGCAGCTTGAGTAGCAGCATAACAAAGCCTCATAAAACAAATGATTCAAGATGGGAAGCCATAAAGATGATCCGCTCACGAGATGGGGTTCTGGGTTTAAGCCATTTTAGGTTGTTAAAAAAATTAGGCTGTGGTGATATTGGTAGCGTGTATCTGTCAGAGTTGAGTGGGACAAAAAGTTTTTTTGCAATGAAGCTCATGGATAAGGGTTCACTGGCTAGTCGTAAGAAACTTCTTAGAGCTCAGACAGAGAGGGAGATATTACAATCTCTGGATCATCCATTTCTTCCAACACTTTATACGCACTTTGAAACGGATAAATTCTCATGTTTGGTGATGGAGTTCTGCCCAGGAGGGGATTTGCACACACTTCGTCAGAGGCAGCCCGGGAAACATTTTTCAGAACAAGCTGTGAA GTTCTACGTAGCAGAGATCCTCCTGGCACTAGAATACCTACATATGCTTGGAATCATATACCGTGATCTCAAGCCAGAAAACGTGCTTGTGCGGGAGGATGGACACATCATGCTTTCTGATTTTGATCTCTCTCTTCGCTGCACAGTAAGGCCGACTTTGATCAAGTCTTCCAATCCAGATTCTGAATCATTTAGGAGGAACAATCCAACATACTGTGTCCAGCCAGCTTGTATCGAGCCATCCTGTATCCAGCCTTCTTGTGTGGCACCTACAACTTGCTTTGGTCCACGATTTTTCTCCATATCTAAAGACAGGAAATCGAAACCAGAGATTGGGAACCAGGTTCGCCCATTGCCAGAACTCATAGCAGAGCCCACAGATGCCCGGTCAATGTCTTTTGTCGGTACGCATGAGTACTTGGCGCCAGAGATCATCAAGGGTGAGGGCCATGGAAGTGCCGTCGACTGGTGGACTTTTGGCATCTTCATGTACGAGCTTTTGTTTGGGAAGACCCCATTCAAGGGATCAGGTAACAGGGCCACACTGTTCAATGTCGTCGGGCAACCATTGCGCTTCCCAGAGTCCCCGACCGTGAGCTTCGCTGCCAGAGAACTGATAAGGGGACTGCTCGTGAAAGAGCCTCAGCATCGGTTTGCATATAAACGCGGGGCCTCAGAGATCAAACAGCATCCTTTTTTTGAGGGAGTTAACTGGGCACTGATACGTTGTGCAAGTCCGCCCGAGATCCCAAAATCCATTGACATTGAGCGGTTGTCCAAACCGACAGTATCGACGGGTGAAAAAGTTGCAGCTACCGCTAATCAGAAATGTTCTGACAACTATCTAGAATTTGATTTCTTCTAG
- the LOC135673020 gene encoding U-box domain-containing protein 35-like encodes MAQPIRSGGSCGEIEELGETIDDIVPGRGKPVVVDVDDDVYVAVGKGSSSIVALSWALMHAATKPSSFVYLVHVFPPVHHIPTPLGLLPKEQVSQAQVESYMHQERVKRQNMLRKLLDLCQSFEVQFDTCLIESDQIVKAVTELIPVLHIKRLIVGTSKSNLRKWKKGSCKAVQIQQKAPACCEVKIICAGRQVSAPDQSVSSSPASDNPHSDKNTDGETRNKKTKDTADCRCIPVKLL; translated from the exons ATGGCGCAGCCGATCAGGAGCGGCGGCAGCTGCGGGGAGATCGAGGAGCTGGGAGAGACGATCGACGACATCGTTCCTGGCAGGGGGAAGCCTGTCGTCGTCGACGTCGACGACGACGTTTACGTGGCGGTCGGGAAGGGGAGCTCGAGCATAGTTGCGCTGTCGTGGGCGCTGATGCATGCCGCCACCAAGCCTTCCAGCTTCGTCTACCTCGTGCATGTCTTCCCTCCCGTCCATCACATCCCAACTCCAT TAGGACTGCTACCGAAGGAGCAAGTGAGCCAAGCACAGGTGGAGTCCTACATGCATCAAGAAAGAGTTAAGAGACAAAACATGCTGCGCAAGTTATTGGATCTATGTCAATCTTTTGAG GTGCAATTTGATACTTGCCTTATTGAGAGTGATCAGATTGTAAAGGCTGTCACAGAGCTTATTCCAGTGCTCCACATAAAAAGATTGATTGTTGGGACCTCTAAATCCAACTTAAG GAAGTGGAAGAAAGGAAGCTGTAAAGCAGTACAAATACAGCAGAAGGCACCTGCATGTTGTGAGGTCAAGATCATATGTGCTGGAAGACAAGTCTCAGCTCCTGATCAATCCGTGTCATCTTCCCCAGCTTCAGATAACCCTCACAGTGATAAGAACACAGATGGTGAGACAAGAAACAAGAAGACCAAGGACACAGCAGACTGTAGATGCATACCAGTAAAATTATTGTGA
- the LOC135673019 gene encoding uncharacterized protein LOC135673019 isoform X1: MVLHDAAAAADAAEADAGRGEEKKRRRRKRKGRGRRKKATAEEILASGFVRRWAFPDASVNDHDGDGDDGKPTGAAGRVVFEFHSHSTCSDGFLSPTALVERAHSKGDLSESYSAAFSGFERGLRDPKSLLLLKEQVDVLALTDHDTMAGVAEAVEAANKFGIRIIPGVEISAVYSPREESETEEPVHILAYYGSCGPSQFEDLENLLANIRYGRYLRAEEMLVKLSKLKMPLKWEHVAKIAGDGVAPGRVHVARAMVESGFVENLKQAFSRYLYDGGPAYAKGSEPFAEDVVRLICQTGGVATLAHPWALKNPVVVIRSLKASGLHAMEVYRSDGKLSGFGDLADRYELVKIGGSDYHGRSGQDESDLGSVALPVLAVYEFLKLAQPIWHIAMRDMLSMFADEPSDINLQKIIRFGKFNLTKEYSGVSCGKDVLDLCLSSWLNNEERENSELEAIKVQLSDTVLCDRKKCL; this comes from the exons ATGGTCCTCCACGACGCGGCGGCCGCGGCGGATGCCGCCGAAGCGGACGCGGGTaggggggaggagaagaagaggcggAGAAGGAAGCGGAAGGGgcgggggaggaggaagaaggcgacGGCCGAAGAGATCCTTGCCTCCGGATTCGTCCGACGGTGGGCCTTCCCTGATGCCTCTGTCAACGACCACGACGGAGATGGCGATGACGGGAAGCCCACCGGAGCCGCGGGACGGGTGGTGTTCGAGTTCCACTCACACTCGACTTGTAGTGACGGGTTCTTGTCCCCGACGGCGCTGGTGGAGAGAGCGCACAGCAAAGGG GATCTTTCGGAATCGTACTCTGCCGCTTTTTCTGGATTTGAGCGTGGTCTTCGTGATCCAAAGTCCCTTCTATTACTAAAAG AGCAGGTGGATGTACTTGCTTTGACAGACCATGACACCATGGCTGGTGTAGCAGAGGCTGTGGAAGCTGCCAATAAGTTTGGAATTAGGATAATTCCAGGAGTTGAGATAAGTGCCGTATATTCTCCTAG GGAAGAGTCTGAGACCGAGGAACCTGTTCACATCCTTGCATATTATGGTAGCTGTGGGCCTTCACAGTTTGAAGATTTGGAGAACTTATTGGCCAACATTAGATATGGCCGTTACCTTCGTGCAGAGGAGATGTTGGTGAAGCTTAGTAAACTCAAAATGCCTCTTAAGTGGGAACATGTCGCCAAGATAGCAGGCGATGGTGTGGCTCCAGGAAGGGTTCATGTGGCTCGTGCCATGGTTGAATCTGGTTTTGTGGAAAACCTGAAGCAAGCTTTTAGTAGATATTTATATGACGGCGGTCCTGCCTATGCTAA GGGCAGTGAGCCATTCGCAGAGGATGTTGTGCGATTGATTTGTCAAACTGGGGGTGTAGCAACCTTGGCTCATCCATGGGCATTGAAGAATCCTGTTGTCGTCATCAGGAGCTTGAAAGCTTCTGGTCTTCATGCAATGGAGGTTTATAGGAGTGACGGGAAATTgtctg GGTTCGGTGATTTGGCCGATAGGTATGAGCTTGTGAAAATCGGTGGATCAGATTACCATGGAAGAAGTGGGCAAGATGAGTCCGACCTGGGGAGCGTTGCTCTGCCAGTTCTTGCCGTGTATGAATTCTTGAAGCTAGCTCAACCTATTTGGCACATTGCTATGAGAGACATGTTGTCAATGTTTGCCGACGAGCCCTCTGATATCAATCTACAGAAGATTATCAGGTTCGGAAAGTTCAACCTCACCAAGGAATATTCAGGTGTGAGCTGTGGCAAAGATGTTCTTGATCTGTGCCTATCTTCATGGCTAAATAATGAAGAAAGAGAGAATTCCGAACTTGAGGCCATCAAGGTGCAACTTTCTGATACCGTTCTTTGTGATAGAAAGAAATGCCTGTAA
- the LOC135673019 gene encoding uncharacterized protein LOC135673019 isoform X2 encodes MVLHDAAAAADAAEADAGRGEEKKRRRRKRKGRGRRKKATAEEILASGFVRRWAFPDASVNDHDGDGDDGKPTGAAGRVVFEFHSHSTCSDGFLSPTALVERAHSKGVDVLALTDHDTMAGVAEAVEAANKFGIRIIPGVEISAVYSPREESETEEPVHILAYYGSCGPSQFEDLENLLANIRYGRYLRAEEMLVKLSKLKMPLKWEHVAKIAGDGVAPGRVHVARAMVESGFVENLKQAFSRYLYDGGPAYAKGSEPFAEDVVRLICQTGGVATLAHPWALKNPVVVIRSLKASGLHAMEVYRSDGKLSGFGDLADRYELVKIGGSDYHGRSGQDESDLGSVALPVLAVYEFLKLAQPIWHIAMRDMLSMFADEPSDINLQKIIRFGKFNLTKEYSGVSCGKDVLDLCLSSWLNNEERENSELEAIKVQLSDTVLCDRKKCL; translated from the exons ATGGTCCTCCACGACGCGGCGGCCGCGGCGGATGCCGCCGAAGCGGACGCGGGTaggggggaggagaagaagaggcggAGAAGGAAGCGGAAGGGgcgggggaggaggaagaaggcgacGGCCGAAGAGATCCTTGCCTCCGGATTCGTCCGACGGTGGGCCTTCCCTGATGCCTCTGTCAACGACCACGACGGAGATGGCGATGACGGGAAGCCCACCGGAGCCGCGGGACGGGTGGTGTTCGAGTTCCACTCACACTCGACTTGTAGTGACGGGTTCTTGTCCCCGACGGCGCTGGTGGAGAGAGCGCACAGCAAAGGG GTGGATGTACTTGCTTTGACAGACCATGACACCATGGCTGGTGTAGCAGAGGCTGTGGAAGCTGCCAATAAGTTTGGAATTAGGATAATTCCAGGAGTTGAGATAAGTGCCGTATATTCTCCTAG GGAAGAGTCTGAGACCGAGGAACCTGTTCACATCCTTGCATATTATGGTAGCTGTGGGCCTTCACAGTTTGAAGATTTGGAGAACTTATTGGCCAACATTAGATATGGCCGTTACCTTCGTGCAGAGGAGATGTTGGTGAAGCTTAGTAAACTCAAAATGCCTCTTAAGTGGGAACATGTCGCCAAGATAGCAGGCGATGGTGTGGCTCCAGGAAGGGTTCATGTGGCTCGTGCCATGGTTGAATCTGGTTTTGTGGAAAACCTGAAGCAAGCTTTTAGTAGATATTTATATGACGGCGGTCCTGCCTATGCTAA GGGCAGTGAGCCATTCGCAGAGGATGTTGTGCGATTGATTTGTCAAACTGGGGGTGTAGCAACCTTGGCTCATCCATGGGCATTGAAGAATCCTGTTGTCGTCATCAGGAGCTTGAAAGCTTCTGGTCTTCATGCAATGGAGGTTTATAGGAGTGACGGGAAATTgtctg GGTTCGGTGATTTGGCCGATAGGTATGAGCTTGTGAAAATCGGTGGATCAGATTACCATGGAAGAAGTGGGCAAGATGAGTCCGACCTGGGGAGCGTTGCTCTGCCAGTTCTTGCCGTGTATGAATTCTTGAAGCTAGCTCAACCTATTTGGCACATTGCTATGAGAGACATGTTGTCAATGTTTGCCGACGAGCCCTCTGATATCAATCTACAGAAGATTATCAGGTTCGGAAAGTTCAACCTCACCAAGGAATATTCAGGTGTGAGCTGTGGCAAAGATGTTCTTGATCTGTGCCTATCTTCATGGCTAAATAATGAAGAAAGAGAGAATTCCGAACTTGAGGCCATCAAGGTGCAACTTTCTGATACCGTTCTTTGTGATAGAAAGAAATGCCTGTAA
- the LOC135585872 gene encoding 2,3-bisphosphoglycerate-dependent phosphoglycerate mutase 1-like, with translation MASMACHHALSSIQTQGLQNKVGSFSGKIVSKGSMIDMGLLSRAICYSVRRNLFTVHASSSSPVANPIQIPSNGESKDFRKKSDETALILIRHGESLWNEKNLFTGCVDVPLTQKGVEEAIEAGKRISNIPIDMIYTSSLIRAQMTAMLAMTQHRRKKVPIIKHNESEQAWKWSQIHSEETKKQSIPVITSWQLNERMYGELQGLNKQETADRFGKEKVQEWRRSYDIPPPDGESLEMCADRAVAYFKEQIVPQLLTGKNVMIAAHGNSLRSIIMYLDKLTSQEVISLELSTGIPMLYIFKDGKFFRRGSPTGPSEAGVYAYTRSLALYRQKLDEMFH, from the exons ATGGCTTCAATGGCATGCCATCATGCCCTCAGTTCCATCCAAACTCAGGGATTGCAAAATAAAGTTGGAAGCTTTTCAGGGAAAATAGTTTCCAAGGGCTCTATGATAGACATGGGACTTCTTTCAAGAGCAATCTGCTACTCTGTGAGAAGGAATTTGTTTACGGTTCATGCATCAAGCTCTTCTCCAGTTGCCAATCCAATTCAAATACCATCAAATGGCGAATCTAAAGATTTTAGGAAAAAATCAG ATGAAACTGCACTTATACTGATAAGACATGGTGAGTCTTTATGGAATGAGAAAAATCTCTTCACAGGATGTGTTGATGTACCTTTGACTCAAAAGGGTGTGGAGGAAGCAATTGAAGCCGGCAAAAGAATAAGCAATATACCTATTGACATGATCTATACATCTTCACTGATTCGTGCTCAGATGACTGCTATGCTTGCAATGACCCAACATCGCCGCAAGAAG GTTCCAATCATCAAGCACAATGAGAGTGAACAGGCCTGGAAATGGAGTCAGATACACAGTGAAGAAACAAAGAAACAGTCCATTCCTGTGATAACATCTTGGCAACTGAATGAAAGAat GTATGGTGAACTACAAGGCCTCAATAAGCAAGAAACAGCTGACCGTTTTGGAAAAGAAAAAGTTCAAGAATGGCGTCGTAGTTATGATATTCCTCCCCCAGATGGTGAGAGTTTGGAGATGTGTGCTGATAGAGCTGTGGCTTATttcaaagagcaa ATTGTACCTCAACTCTTGACTGGCAAAAATGTGATGATTGCTGCCCATGGAAACTCGCTTAGGTCCATTATTATGTACCTGGACAAGTTGACTTCTCAGGAG GTCATCAGCCTTGAACTGTCAACTGGCATTCCTATGCTTTATATATTCAAGGATGGAAAGTTTTTTAGGAGAGGAAGCCCAACCGGTCCTTCTGAGGCTGGTGTTTATGCTTATACCAGA AGTTTGGCTCTTTACAGACAGAAGCTGGATGAAATGTTCCATTAA
- the LOC135674902 gene encoding protein SODIUM POTASSIUM ROOT DEFECTIVE 1-like isoform X2 translates to MKANGLLCRSRSATAVCVPDDPRLMIVPRQLDRTLVDVKCSRLGDPRRFSSGDGRSVTLPMVMKKERVPRKPSSGSNLISSFPPSNHHVFQVVVMRVSLHCQACAGKVRKHISKMEGVTSFSIELESKRVTVMGYVSPEGVLEKISKVKKAEFWPC, encoded by the exons ATGAAGGCCAACGGCTTGCTCTGCCGGTCGCGGTCGGCCACGGCGGTGTGCGTGCCCGACGATCCTCggttgatgatcgtgccgcggcaGCTCGACAGGACTCTCGTCGACGTCAAGTGTTCTCGCCTCGGCGATCCCCGCAGGTTCAGTTCGGGTGATGGGAGATCAGTCACCCTTCCGATGGTCATGAAGAAAGAGCGAGTGCCACGAAAGCCTTCCAGCGGCAGCAACCTCATCTCCTCCTTCCCTCCATCTAATCATCATGTGTTTCAA GTTGTGGTTATGAGAGTCTCACTACACTGTCAAGCCTGTGCAGGAAAAGTTAGGAAGCACATTTCTAAGATGGAAG GGGTGACATCCTTTAGCATAGAACTGGAGTCAAAGAGGGTTACTGTCATGGGCTATGTTTCCCCAGAGGGGGTCCTGGAGAAGATATCAAAGGTGAAGAAGGCTGAGTTCTGGCCTTGCTGA
- the LOC135674902 gene encoding protein SODIUM POTASSIUM ROOT DEFECTIVE 1-like isoform X1 translates to MKANGLLCRSRSATAVCVPDDPRLMIVPRQLDRTLVDVKCSRLGDPRRFSSGDGRSVTLPMVMKKERVPRKPSSGSNLISSFPPSNHHVFQVVVMRVSLHCQACAGKVRKHISKMEVNMAGVTSFSIELESKRVTVMGYVSPEGVLEKISKVKKAEFWPC, encoded by the exons ATGAAGGCCAACGGCTTGCTCTGCCGGTCGCGGTCGGCCACGGCGGTGTGCGTGCCCGACGATCCTCggttgatgatcgtgccgcggcaGCTCGACAGGACTCTCGTCGACGTCAAGTGTTCTCGCCTCGGCGATCCCCGCAGGTTCAGTTCGGGTGATGGGAGATCAGTCACCCTTCCGATGGTCATGAAGAAAGAGCGAGTGCCACGAAAGCCTTCCAGCGGCAGCAACCTCATCTCCTCCTTCCCTCCATCTAATCATCATGTGTTTCAA GTTGTGGTTATGAGAGTCTCACTACACTGTCAAGCCTGTGCAGGAAAAGTTAGGAAGCACATTTCTAAGATGGAAG TAAACATGGCAGGGGTGACATCCTTTAGCATAGAACTGGAGTCAAAGAGGGTTACTGTCATGGGCTATGTTTCCCCAGAGGGGGTCCTGGAGAAGATATCAAAGGTGAAGAAGGCTGAGTTCTGGCCTTGCTGA
- the LOC135673023 gene encoding L-ascorbate oxidase-like, with protein sequence MSASYSASWRRGNPRLLLLLVCTIWSTTGLLVQAKVHYHKWDISYKFKSPDCFKKLAVTINGQTPGPTINAQQGDTIVVRVKNSLLTENVAIHWHGIRQIGTPWFDGTEGVTQCPIVAGDTFVYRFVVDRPGTYLYHAHYGMQRSAGLYGLIRVAVPDGVVEPFAYDYDRSIILNDWWHNSTYEQATGLASIPFVWVGEPQSLLINGRGKFNCSLAGPTAVCNATNPECSPYVLTVVPGKTYRLRIASITSLSALNFEIEGHNMTVVEADGHYVKPFVIKNLNIYSGETYSVLFTADRDPSRNYWLAMNVISRKPGTPTGTAVLNYYPNHPRKSPPTSPPVGPPWDDAAYRFNQSHAIRSHPDYVHPPPLTSDRMIILLNTQNRVDGYTRWSLNNVSFNMPHTPYLIALKENLRHVFDQRPAPETYDYRNYDIHSVPENHNATTGTSIYRLDFNSTVDVILQNANMIEANKSETHPWHLHGHDFWVLGYGSGKFDPEVHPKEYNLVDPIMKNTVPLHYYGWTAIRFRADNPGAWAFHCHIESHFFMGMGIVFEEGVDRVGELPTSIMGCGDSKSLRGP encoded by the exons ATGAGTGCGTCATACAGCGCTTCTTGGCGACGAGGCAATCCacgcctgctgctgctgctcgtcTGCACGATATGGTCAACTACTGGGCTCCTGGTGCAAGCCAAGGTGCACTACCACAAATGGGATATCTCGTATAAGTTCAAGTCGCCGGATTGCTTCAAGAAGCTAGCCGTCACCATCAATGGCCAGACGCCCGGCCCAACCATCAACGCCCAGCAGGGCGACACCATCGTCGTTCGAGTTAAGAACAGCTTGCTCACCGAGAACGTCGCCATTCACTGGCATGGCATCCGTCAG ATCGGCACGCCTTGGTTCGATGGGACCGAAGGAGTCACGCAGTGTCCGATCGTCGCCGGAGACACTTTCGTCTACAGATTTGTCGTCGACAGA CCTGGTACTTACCTCTACCATGCCCACTACGGGATGCAAAGGTCGGCAGGGCTTTACGGCCTGATCCGAGTGGCGGTGCCGGACGGCGTCGTCGAGCCATTCGCCTACGACTACGACCGGAGCATCATTCTCAACGATTGGTGGCACAATAGCACCTATGAGCAGGCCACCGGTCTTGCTTCCATCCCCTTTGTTTGGGTTGGCGAGCCTCAG TCTTTGCTGATCAATGGAAGAGGGAAATTCAACTGCTCCCTCGCCGGACCAACCGCGGTCTGCAATGCTACCAACCCCGAGTGCTCGCCCTACGTGCTCACCGTCGTGCCCGGAAAGACTTACCGTCTCCGAATCGCAAGCATCACCTCCCTCTCGGCTCTCAACTTCGAAATCGAG GGGCACAACATGACCGTGGTTGAAGCTGACGGTCACTATGTCAAGCCCTTCGTCATCAAGAACCTCAACATCTACTCCGGCGAGACGTACTCGGTCCTCTTCACGGCCGATCGAGACCCTTCTCGCAACTACTGGCTCGCCATGAACGTGATCAGTCGGAAGCCGGGAACCCCCACCGGGACGGCCGTCCTCAATTACTACCCGAATCACCCGAGAAAGTCCCCTCCCACCTCCCCCCCGGTCGGTCCTCCGTGGGACGACGCCGCGTACAGGTTCAACCAGAGCCACGCCATCCGATCCCATCCCGATTACGTCCACCCTCCTCCGCTCACCTCCGATCGCATGATCATCCTGCTCAACACGCAGAACAGGGTCGATGGCTACACCCGATGGTCCCTCAACAATGTATCCTTCAACATGCCCCACACGCCGTACCTCATCGCCCTAAAGGAGAACTTGCGCCATGTGTTCGACCAAAGGCCGGCGCCGGAGACGTACGATTACAGGAACTACGACATCCACAGTGTCCCCGAGAACCACAACGCCACCACCGGGACTTCGATCTACCGGTTGGACTTCAACTCGACGGTCGATGTGATTCTGCAGAACGCCAACATGATTGAGGCCAACAAGAGCGAGACGCACCCGTGGCACCTGCATGGCCATGATTTCTGGGTGTTGGGCTACGGGTCGGGGAAGTTCGACCCGGAGGTCCATCCCAAGGAGTACAACCTGGTGGATCCCATCATGAAGAACACGGTGCCACTGCACTATTACGGGTGGACGGCGATCCGGTTCCGGGCCGACAACCCGGGAGCGTGGGCGTTCCACTGCCACATCGAGTCGCATTTCTTCATGGGCATGGGGATTGTGTTCGAGGAGGGCGTCGACAGGGTCGGCGAGCTGCCCACCTCCATCATGGGCTGTGGCGATTCCAAGTCCTTGAGGGGGCCTTAA